Proteins encoded together in one Acanthopagrus latus isolate v.2019 chromosome 19, fAcaLat1.1, whole genome shotgun sequence window:
- the bloc1s5 gene encoding biogenesis of lysosome-related organelles complex 1 subunit 5, translating to MDKIAQDVGDIQSRLLDHRPVINAEIRYFVREFEEKRGHRESRLLENLNKMVLETNEQTLPTNLESMNQLLSDITKRLEAANHMAVRVQQRELEAQQSTQLQANMERLKDEWAEFLKEQQRLKEEVDEEHAKAVGQVSTKYCEMKKDLSKFQPL from the exons ATGGACAAAATTGCTCAAG ATGTGGGTGATATCCAGTCCAGACTGTTGGACCACAGACCAGTCATCAATGCTGAGATCCGCTACTTTGTCAGAGAGTTTGAG GAGAAACGTGGGCACAGGGAGAGCAGACTGCTGGAGAACCTCAATAAAATGGTGCTGGAAACAAACGAGCAAACGCTGCCCACAAATTTAGAATCCATGAACCAGCTGCTGTCCGACATCACTAAACGGT TGGAGGCTGCAAATCACATGGCAGTGAGAGTCCAGCAGAGGGAGCTAGAGGCTCAGCAG AGCACCCAGCTGCAGGCCAACATGGAGCGGCTGAAAGATGAGTGGGCAGAGTTCCTGAAGGAGCAGCAGCGATtaaaggaggaggtggatgaagaGCACGCCAAGGCCGTAGGACAAGTCAGCACTAAATACTGCGAAATGAAGAAGGACTTGTCTAAGTTTCAACCCCTCTAA